Proteins encoded by one window of Synechococcus sp. MVIR-18-1:
- the ffh gene encoding signal recognition particle protein: MFDELSARFEDAVKGLRGQDTISETNVEGALKEVRRALLDADVSLPVVKDFVSEIREKAIGAEVVRGVTPDQKFIQVVHEQLVDVMGGGNAPLAKADQAPTVVLMAGLQGAGKTTATAKLGLHLKDQGRKALMVGADVYRPAAIEQLKTLGGQIGVDVFSLGIEAKPEDIAAAGLAKAKEEGYDTLLVDTAGRLQIDSEMMEEMVRIRSAVQPDEVLLVVDSMIGQEAAELTRAFHDQVGITGAVLTKLDGDSRGGAALSIRKVSGQPIKFIGTGEKVEALQPFHPERMASRILGMGDVLTLVEKAQKEVELADVEKMQKKLQEASFDFSDFLQQMRLIKRMGSLGGLMKMIPGMNKIDDGMLKQGEQQLIKIEAMIGSMTAAERSQPELLAAQPSRRRRIASGCGYQAADVDKVLADFQKMRGFMQQMTKGGGMPGMPGMPGMGGGGFPGMGGGMPGMPGMPGMPGMGGGMPAGQPGAAPRRQRPYKKKKGFGQL; the protein is encoded by the coding sequence ATGTTTGACGAGCTTTCAGCCCGTTTTGAAGATGCCGTCAAAGGGCTGAGAGGCCAGGACACAATCTCCGAAACGAATGTGGAGGGGGCGCTTAAGGAGGTCCGGCGGGCGCTTCTCGATGCGGACGTGAGTCTGCCGGTGGTCAAGGATTTTGTGTCCGAAATCCGCGAGAAAGCAATTGGTGCTGAGGTTGTTCGTGGTGTAACGCCCGACCAGAAGTTCATTCAGGTGGTGCATGAGCAGCTGGTCGACGTGATGGGGGGCGGCAATGCCCCGCTCGCGAAGGCCGATCAAGCGCCCACGGTGGTGTTGATGGCTGGTTTGCAGGGGGCAGGCAAAACCACGGCGACGGCCAAGTTGGGGCTCCATCTCAAGGATCAGGGGCGTAAGGCCTTGATGGTTGGGGCTGATGTGTACCGCCCTGCTGCGATTGAGCAGTTGAAGACTCTCGGCGGTCAGATTGGTGTGGACGTCTTCAGTCTTGGGATCGAGGCCAAGCCTGAGGACATCGCAGCGGCCGGTTTGGCGAAGGCCAAAGAGGAGGGTTACGACACCCTCTTGGTCGATACCGCTGGCCGTTTGCAAATCGACTCCGAGATGATGGAGGAGATGGTGCGGATTCGTAGCGCCGTGCAGCCCGATGAGGTGCTGTTGGTCGTGGATTCGATGATTGGCCAAGAGGCAGCCGAGCTCACCCGTGCCTTCCACGATCAGGTGGGGATTACTGGAGCGGTGCTCACCAAGCTCGATGGTGATTCCCGCGGTGGCGCGGCGCTGTCGATTCGCAAGGTGAGCGGTCAGCCCATCAAATTCATCGGTACGGGCGAAAAAGTTGAGGCTCTCCAGCCGTTCCATCCCGAGCGGATGGCGAGTCGCATCCTCGGGATGGGGGATGTGCTCACGCTGGTGGAGAAGGCGCAGAAGGAGGTTGAACTCGCTGACGTTGAAAAAATGCAGAAAAAGCTGCAGGAGGCGTCGTTTGATTTTTCCGACTTCTTGCAGCAAATGCGCTTGATCAAGCGGATGGGCTCCCTTGGGGGGTTGATGAAAATGATCCCGGGGATGAACAAAATTGATGACGGCATGCTCAAGCAGGGAGAGCAGCAGTTAATAAAAATCGAAGCGATGATCGGTTCGATGACTGCGGCGGAGCGCTCGCAGCCAGAGTTGTTGGCGGCTCAACCCTCGAGGCGCAGGCGGATTGCCTCCGGTTGTGGCTATCAGGCTGCGGATGTGGACAAGGTGCTCGCGGATTTTCAAAAGATGCGCGGTTTTATGCAGCAGATGACCAAAGGTGGCGGGATGCCAGGAATGCCCGGGATGCCAGGAATGGGTGGCGGTGGTTTCCCCGGAATGGGTGGCGGGATGCCTGGCATGCCAGGAATGCCCGGGATGCCAGGAATGGGGGGTGGAATGCCCGCTGGGCAGCCTGGAGCGGCTCCCCGCAGGCAGCGTCCTTACAAAAAGAAGAAGGGTTTTGGTCAGCTTTGA
- the rpsP gene encoding 30S ribosomal protein S16, which translates to MIKLRLKRFGKKREASFRLVACNSTSRRDGRPLQELGFYNPRTKETRLDAEALRVRLSQGAQPTDAVRFLLEKGGLLEKKVRPAETIGKLKQAAAREAAVKQAAKDAAEAKAAEAAAASESDDSATESTES; encoded by the coding sequence ATGATCAAGCTCCGCCTGAAGCGGTTCGGTAAGAAGCGGGAAGCGAGTTTCCGCCTCGTGGCCTGCAACAGCACGTCACGCCGAGATGGCCGCCCCCTTCAGGAGCTGGGTTTTTATAACCCACGCACCAAGGAGACCCGTCTAGACGCCGAGGCCTTGCGAGTGCGCCTCAGCCAGGGTGCTCAACCCACCGATGCGGTTCGTTTCCTGCTCGAGAAGGGCGGACTGCTCGAAAAGAAGGTGCGACCCGCTGAGACCATCGGCAAGCTGAAGCAAGCTGCGGCCCGCGAAGCTGCCGTGAAGCAGGCTGCAAAAGATGCGGCAGAAGCGAAAGCGGCAGAAGCGGCAGCAGCCAGTGAATCTGACGATTCAGCCACTGAATCCACCGAAAGCTGA
- a CDS encoding PhoH family protein: MPEAAATGRFVLDLPHSEAALALAGSAEQTLHQLEALTGASLVMRGLQLEMSGSLVQIERAAAVVELVRPIWQDGQAVSQVDLQSALGALNTGQAEDHVAMGDQVLARNQKGNLLRPRTLRQKKYVDAMERHDLTFALGPAGTGKTFLAAVLAVRMLMDRKVERLILTRPAVEAGERLGFLPGDLQQKIDPYLRPLYDSLHALLGPEKTTSMLERGVIEVAPLAYMRGRTLAGAFVILDEAQNTTPAQMRMVLTRLGERSRMVVTGDVTQQDLPPGQLSGLVEAAQVMDGVAGVAVCHLTAADVVRHPLVQRVVEAYASFDEQAHPSTVNGISLLTGPE, encoded by the coding sequence ATGCCCGAAGCTGCCGCAACAGGTCGCTTCGTCCTTGATTTACCTCACTCTGAAGCCGCTCTTGCCTTGGCAGGTTCGGCGGAACAGACCCTGCATCAGCTGGAAGCTCTGACCGGTGCTTCCCTCGTGATGCGGGGTCTTCAGCTTGAAATGTCGGGCAGTCTTGTCCAGATCGAACGCGCCGCCGCGGTGGTTGAGTTGGTCAGGCCGATCTGGCAGGACGGCCAAGCGGTGTCTCAGGTTGATCTGCAATCAGCGCTCGGTGCTCTAAATACAGGTCAAGCTGAGGATCATGTCGCCATGGGCGATCAGGTGCTCGCCCGCAACCAAAAGGGCAACCTGTTGCGTCCGCGCACCTTGCGTCAGAAGAAGTACGTGGATGCGATGGAGCGCCATGACCTCACGTTTGCGCTCGGGCCCGCCGGTACGGGAAAAACCTTTCTGGCGGCGGTCTTGGCTGTGCGCATGCTCATGGATCGAAAGGTTGAGCGACTGATCCTCACGCGGCCAGCTGTGGAAGCTGGCGAACGTCTTGGCTTTCTTCCCGGCGATTTGCAGCAAAAAATTGATCCCTATCTCAGGCCCCTGTACGACTCCCTGCATGCCCTGCTTGGACCTGAGAAAACCACCTCCATGCTCGAGAGAGGTGTGATTGAAGTAGCCCCCTTGGCTTACATGCGCGGTCGCACCCTGGCGGGAGCATTTGTGATTCTCGATGAGGCTCAAAACACCACACCAGCCCAGATGCGCATGGTGCTCACGCGTTTAGGGGAGCGTTCACGCATGGTGGTGACCGGTGATGTCACGCAGCAGGATCTACCACCTGGGCAGTTGAGTGGTTTGGTGGAAGCGGCACAGGTGATGGACGGGGTGGCCGGAGTTGCTGTTTGCCATCTCACCGCAGCTGATGTGGTGCGTCACCCGCTGGTGCAACGGGTGGTGGAGGCCTATGCCAGCTTTGACGAACAAGCTCATCCATCAACAGTTAATGGCATCAGCCTGCTCACGGGTCCTGAGTAG
- a CDS encoding Bax inhibitor-1 family protein: MPASSNFQEAIREAQSSALVGPNVVNKALPYVGGGMVLTAAGVLGGMSTMAAMGPAFNGLSMVAIIPWFILFFVAQNAAKKGNNGTALPLMAAFSLLTGFTLTGLVVQAVAVAGVASIGIAALATGLTFAIASIVGRRMSDSVGQALTAVVGFGLIGLLIAMVGIFVAGFFIPGIFAATNLAIAGFGTVLFVGMAFVDFYTMPRTYRDDQYLAGALGMYLTYINLFIFILRLIIALQGGGRRN, from the coding sequence ATGCCAGCCAGCAGTAATTTTCAAGAGGCCATCCGCGAGGCACAATCCAGTGCTCTTGTTGGCCCCAATGTTGTCAATAAAGCCCTGCCTTATGTAGGCGGCGGCATGGTGCTTACCGCCGCAGGTGTCCTTGGTGGCATGTCCACCATGGCTGCCATGGGTCCAGCCTTCAATGGGCTGTCGATGGTTGCGATTATTCCTTGGTTCATTCTGTTCTTCGTTGCACAGAATGCCGCCAAAAAAGGCAATAACGGCACCGCCTTGCCGTTGATGGCTGCCTTCAGTTTGCTGACGGGCTTCACGCTTACCGGCCTAGTGGTGCAAGCCGTTGCGGTTGCAGGTGTTGCTTCTATTGGTATCGCTGCGCTCGCGACGGGCCTCACCTTTGCGATTGCCTCCATTGTTGGTCGGCGCATGAGTGACAGCGTGGGTCAAGCGCTCACGGCAGTGGTGGGTTTTGGCTTGATTGGTCTGTTGATCGCCATGGTCGGCATCTTCGTTGCCGGTTTCTTCATCCCTGGGATCTTTGCAGCCACCAATCTTGCGATTGCAGGATTTGGAACCGTGTTGTTTGTGGGAATGGCCTTTGTGGATTTTTACACGATGCCTCGTACCTACCGAGATGATCAATATCTCGCCGGTGCGTTGGGAATGTATCTCACCTATATCAACCTGTTCATCTTCATCTTGCGCCTGATCATTGCCCTTCAGGGTGGTGGTCGTCGCAATTGA
- the budA gene encoding acetolactate decarboxylase, giving the protein MEAQQGHDLHLNLPAGHWQALQRHCEQSGETRSAVVRKALADYLDLDHHTLWQLSTSTAVVEGVFGGALQVKDLIDHGDFGLGTFEQLDGEGILLDGVCWQARADGSLIKAPPDEAIPFWVATHFQAERQISVRDIGSIEDLGARIDPLRPGANLFVAIKIKGLFEQVEMRTVSRVPEGVGLLEASTNQSVVCIEKVSGTLVGFWSPAHTTSLNIPGYHFHFLADDHSSGGHVLDLKADSLEIELDFQSNLRLALPETKQFLEADLSNDISEQLHKAETKPQQSADDSADLNDG; this is encoded by the coding sequence GTGGAAGCTCAACAAGGTCATGATCTGCATCTAAATCTGCCGGCTGGGCATTGGCAGGCTTTGCAGCGTCATTGCGAGCAAAGCGGAGAGACGCGAAGCGCCGTGGTTCGCAAAGCGTTAGCGGATTACCTCGATCTCGACCATCACACCCTTTGGCAGCTCTCCACTTCCACCGCTGTTGTGGAAGGGGTTTTTGGGGGCGCTCTGCAGGTAAAAGACCTCATCGACCATGGCGACTTTGGTCTTGGCACCTTTGAACAACTCGATGGTGAAGGGATTCTTCTCGATGGGGTCTGTTGGCAGGCGAGGGCCGATGGCAGCTTGATCAAGGCGCCGCCTGATGAGGCCATCCCTTTTTGGGTCGCCACCCATTTTCAGGCTGAGCGTCAGATCAGCGTGAGGGACATTGGCAGCATTGAGGATCTTGGTGCGCGAATCGACCCGCTTCGGCCTGGAGCCAACTTGTTCGTCGCGATCAAGATCAAAGGGCTGTTTGAACAGGTGGAGATGCGAACGGTGTCGAGGGTGCCTGAAGGTGTGGGCTTGCTCGAGGCTTCAACCAATCAATCCGTGGTTTGTATCGAAAAGGTGTCTGGAACGCTGGTGGGGTTTTGGAGCCCAGCGCACACCACCAGCTTGAACATTCCTGGTTATCACTTTCACTTTCTTGCGGACGATCACAGCAGCGGCGGTCACGTTCTGGATCTCAAAGCGGATTCTTTGGAGATTGAACTCGACTTTCAATCGAATCTCAGGCTGGCGCTTCCAGAAACCAAGCAGTTTCTTGAGGCCGATCTGTCCAATGACATCAGCGAGCAACTCCATAAGGCGGAAACCAAACCACAGCAGAGCGCCGATGACAGCGCAGACTTAAACGATGGTTGA
- the era gene encoding GTPase Era produces the protein MVESLSRSFTSNTPEGFRSGFVALIGRPNVGKSTLVNQLIGDKIAITSPVAQTTRNRLRAILTTDEAQLILVDTPGIHKPHHLLGERLVRSARSAIGEVDQVLLLLEGNEAPGRGDAFIVQLLRQQPLPVQVLLNKWDLVPLEQKDAADSAYRELLGETDWPVHRCSALSGDGCPELVKAISALMPEGPQLYPADMVSDQPERVLMGELIREQVLLNTREEVPHSVAVSIDRIEEVPAKGKGSARTAVLATVLVERKSQKGILIGKGGSMLKTIGQGARLQMQTLIDGPVYLELFVKVVPDWRSKPARLAELGYVGD, from the coding sequence ATGGTTGAGTCTTTGTCTCGTTCGTTTACAAGCAATACGCCTGAGGGATTTCGCTCTGGTTTTGTGGCGCTGATTGGTCGCCCCAACGTGGGCAAGTCCACGCTGGTGAATCAGCTCATCGGCGACAAGATTGCGATCACATCGCCTGTGGCCCAAACCACCCGCAATCGGCTGCGCGCGATCCTCACTACTGATGAAGCTCAGCTGATTCTTGTGGATACGCCTGGCATCCACAAGCCCCATCATCTCTTGGGAGAGAGGTTGGTTCGCAGTGCCCGATCAGCGATCGGTGAGGTGGATCAGGTGCTGCTGTTGCTCGAGGGAAACGAGGCTCCAGGGCGTGGTGATGCCTTCATCGTGCAATTGCTGCGTCAGCAACCGTTGCCGGTGCAGGTGTTGCTCAATAAGTGGGATCTGGTTCCCTTAGAGCAGAAAGATGCTGCCGATTCGGCCTACCGCGAGCTTCTCGGCGAAACCGATTGGCCGGTGCATCGCTGTAGTGCTCTCAGTGGTGACGGCTGCCCCGAGTTGGTGAAGGCGATTAGTGCGTTGATGCCTGAGGGACCACAGCTTTATCCAGCGGACATGGTGAGCGATCAGCCCGAACGCGTGCTGATGGGAGAGCTGATCCGCGAACAGGTGCTGCTCAATACGCGCGAAGAGGTGCCCCACAGCGTTGCGGTGAGCATTGATCGTATTGAGGAGGTGCCCGCGAAAGGTAAGGGCAGTGCGCGCACCGCGGTATTGGCAACGGTGCTGGTTGAGCGCAAAAGCCAGAAGGGAATCTTGATTGGCAAAGGCGGGTCCATGCTCAAAACGATTGGTCAGGGCGCACGTCTGCAGATGCAGACGTTGATCGATGGTCCGGTGTACCTCGAGCTGTTTGTGAAGGTGGTTCCCGATTGGCGCAGCAAGCCGGCCCGACTCGCGGAGTTGGGGTATGTGGGCGATTAA
- a CDS encoding phycobiliprotein lyase, whose translation MQDMSDQTPFPPTDLDGFLALCVGRWMSLRSRFLINASEQEWHSSERGEVEVSASVAAGVPCLDVTPAEGAKSTLAFQADGSLAIHAGGSEQSGRWQLLPDSSLELYLQAGNGDQVLERIWFTKPNLRLRSTTAVDEDGQPRQGSFCSEIRRVSRPQS comes from the coding sequence ATGCAAGACATGAGTGATCAAACTCCGTTCCCTCCGACTGATCTCGACGGTTTTCTTGCCCTCTGCGTGGGCCGTTGGATGAGCTTGCGTAGCCGCTTCCTGATCAATGCTTCGGAGCAGGAGTGGCATAGCAGTGAACGGGGCGAGGTGGAGGTGTCGGCTTCCGTTGCCGCTGGGGTGCCCTGTTTGGACGTCACTCCCGCTGAGGGTGCCAAGAGCACCCTTGCCTTTCAAGCCGACGGATCTCTTGCGATTCACGCAGGGGGCAGCGAGCAGTCGGGGCGTTGGCAGTTGCTTCCTGATTCCAGCCTCGAGCTTTATTTGCAAGCGGGAAATGGTGACCAAGTGCTGGAGCGTATTTGGTTCACCAAACCCAACCTGCGCCTGCGAAGCACCACGGCGGTTGATGAGGATGGTCAGCCCCGGCAGGGCAGTTTCTGCTCGGAGATCAGGCGCGTCAGCCGTCCACAGAGCTGA
- the trmD gene encoding tRNA (guanosine(37)-N1)-methyltransferase TrmD, producing the protein MAPYRLDVISLAPQAFAPLLELGVIGRAFGAGIAELHLHNPRDHAIDRHRKVDDVPYGGGAGMVLKPEPVFAAFESVPVCPRRRVLLMSPQGQPLRQVDLQRWSKEYDQLVFLCGHYEGFDERIRSLADEEVSIGDFVLTGGELPAMTIINGVVRLLPGTVGTPESLVEESHSDLLLEHSHYTRPADFRGMTVPDVLRSGDHGAVALWRQQQREQRTQERRPDLWTRWQQTQNSATPSL; encoded by the coding sequence ATGGCTCCCTATCGCCTCGATGTGATCAGCTTGGCGCCGCAGGCCTTTGCGCCATTGCTTGAACTTGGTGTGATTGGTCGTGCTTTTGGGGCAGGCATTGCGGAGCTGCACCTCCACAATCCTCGCGATCACGCCATCGACCGTCATCGCAAGGTGGACGATGTGCCTTATGGAGGGGGCGCCGGCATGGTGCTGAAGCCGGAACCGGTGTTTGCTGCTTTTGAGTCGGTACCGGTTTGCCCACGACGCCGTGTGCTGTTGATGTCACCCCAGGGACAACCCCTGCGTCAGGTTGATTTACAGCGCTGGTCGAAGGAGTACGACCAGTTGGTGTTTCTGTGTGGTCATTACGAAGGCTTTGATGAACGCATCCGCTCTCTGGCTGATGAGGAAGTATCGATTGGGGATTTCGTGCTCACGGGCGGTGAACTTCCAGCGATGACAATCATCAATGGGGTGGTGCGTTTGCTGCCAGGCACGGTCGGCACGCCGGAATCCTTAGTGGAAGAAAGCCATAGCGATCTGTTGCTTGAGCATTCGCACTACACGCGCCCGGCGGATTTCCGCGGCATGACCGTGCCCGATGTACTGCGCAGCGGTGATCATGGAGCTGTTGCCCTTTGGCGTCAGCAGCAGCGTGAGCAGCGCACCCAGGAACGTCGACCAGATCTATGGACGCGTTGGCAGCAGACCCAAAATTCAGCAACCCCTTCTTTGTAG
- a CDS encoding TerB family tellurite resistance protein: protein MLEIAKLIALSDGNISKEEEQLIRDLPHQISVNTDTVEDDLVHQAESSTLSLKELVEALTSHEERCLAARVAYLVAAVSKQPRDRLKINVDEQRVIQELLQELSLSKDELEGIESSAMQELNQNRSPIKLVMDLIFGDEKLPDLLVEKLYYAEGRHHPGHPLHQSYEGLTSDLKR from the coding sequence ATGCTCGAGATTGCTAAATTAATTGCCTTAAGTGATGGAAATATCTCAAAGGAAGAGGAGCAATTGATCCGCGATCTTCCTCACCAGATTTCTGTTAATACGGATACGGTTGAGGATGATCTTGTTCATCAAGCAGAATCTTCAACGCTCAGTCTCAAAGAGCTGGTAGAGGCCTTAACGAGCCATGAAGAGCGTTGTCTTGCTGCCCGAGTGGCCTATCTCGTGGCCGCTGTTTCAAAGCAACCTCGGGATCGCCTCAAGATTAATGTTGATGAACAACGTGTGATTCAAGAACTCCTTCAGGAGCTCAGCCTGTCCAAGGATGAGCTTGAGGGAATCGAGTCCTCAGCCATGCAAGAGCTGAATCAAAACCGTTCGCCGATCAAGCTTGTTATGGATTTGATCTTTGGGGATGAAAAGTTGCCTGACCTTCTCGTTGAAAAGCTATATTATGCTGAGGGAAGGCACCATCCAGGCCATCCTCTGCATCAGTCTTATGAGGGACTAACTTCTGATCTTAAGAGGTAG
- the ispF gene encoding 2-C-methyl-D-erythritol 2,4-cyclodiphosphate synthase — MTTTSFRIGNGYDIHRLVPGRPLILGGQQLEHPAGLGLDGHSDADVLVHAIMDALLGALSLGDIGKYFPPDDPQWKGADSLVLLEQVVALVKVRGWGVVNVDAVLIAERPKLKPHIEAMRSAIALRIGVAPDQVGVKATTNEKLGPEGREEGISCQAVALLQAL; from the coding sequence GTGACCACAACCTCCTTTCGTATTGGCAACGGCTATGACATCCACCGTTTGGTGCCGGGCAGGCCTCTCATTCTTGGTGGTCAGCAGCTGGAGCATCCAGCAGGGCTAGGTCTTGATGGTCACAGCGATGCGGATGTATTGGTGCACGCGATCATGGATGCCCTGTTGGGGGCGTTGTCTTTGGGGGACATCGGCAAATACTTTCCTCCCGACGACCCTCAATGGAAAGGTGCCGACAGCCTCGTGCTCCTGGAGCAAGTTGTTGCTTTGGTGAAGGTGCGCGGCTGGGGCGTGGTCAATGTGGATGCGGTATTGATCGCCGAGCGGCCCAAGCTCAAGCCCCACATTGAGGCGATGCGATCGGCCATTGCCCTCAGGATTGGGGTTGCTCCAGATCAGGTGGGTGTGAAAGCCACCACCAATGAAAAGCTGGGCCCTGAAGGCAGGGAAGAGGGAATCTCTTGTCAGGCCGTGGCCCTCTTGCAGGCACTTTGA
- a CDS encoding TIGR03792 family protein: MIRVATLICVVLVLMGQSADVRFAAFADPEGGYDVAVIEHLRLSVPEQGREAWLEAERGSWEPWLAQQMGFLGRELLWDPETEEGTLLIRWSSRQAWKAIPSEQVAEVQDRFEQLAREAMALPQEMDNPFPLVFEGELLKP; this comes from the coding sequence ATGATTAGGGTCGCAACTCTGATTTGCGTTGTTCTCGTCCTGATGGGTCAATCGGCTGACGTGCGTTTCGCTGCTTTTGCGGATCCAGAGGGTGGATATGACGTTGCGGTGATTGAGCATTTGCGCCTTTCGGTTCCAGAGCAAGGGCGTGAGGCCTGGCTGGAAGCCGAGCGAGGCAGCTGGGAACCATGGTTGGCGCAACAAATGGGTTTTCTTGGGCGCGAATTGCTCTGGGACCCTGAAACGGAGGAGGGCACCCTATTGATTCGCTGGTCGAGCCGTCAGGCTTGGAAAGCCATCCCCAGCGAACAGGTGGCTGAGGTTCAAGATCGTTTTGAGCAGCTTGCTCGTGAAGCGATGGCGCTGCCTCAAGAGATGGACAATCCCTTCCCTTTGGTGTTTGAAGGAGAGCTGTTAAAGCCATGA
- the larB gene encoding nickel pincer cofactor biosynthesis protein LarB, whose amino-acid sequence MSSEDVRLDWQRSDRLGISEAIWGLHKTVDQIVAILEAFAARDQPALVTRVDETKAKAVLERCNTQLVHFEARARCLTSGTPPPLRPELGTVTVLSGGTSDLPIAAEAQLALHWHGIDADLLLDVGVAGLHRLLDQLPKLQQSSVLIACAGMEGALPTVLAGLLPQPVIGVPVSVGYGVSAGGRAALDGMLASCAPGLAVVNIDNGYGAAMAALRILQRST is encoded by the coding sequence ATGAGCAGCGAAGACGTTCGTCTCGACTGGCAACGGAGCGATCGTCTCGGCATCAGTGAAGCGATCTGGGGATTGCATAAAACGGTGGATCAGATCGTGGCGATCCTTGAAGCCTTTGCGGCTAGGGATCAGCCAGCTCTGGTCACGCGTGTGGATGAGACCAAGGCCAAGGCTGTTCTTGAGCGCTGCAACACGCAGCTTGTGCATTTCGAGGCCCGGGCCCGATGTTTAACGTCTGGAACCCCGCCGCCGCTGCGACCTGAGCTTGGGACCGTAACGGTTCTCAGTGGCGGCACCAGTGATCTTCCTATCGCTGCAGAAGCGCAACTTGCCTTGCATTGGCATGGCATTGATGCAGACCTGTTGTTGGATGTGGGGGTTGCAGGGCTGCATCGATTGTTAGATCAACTGCCAAAACTTCAGCAGTCCTCGGTTCTGATTGCTTGCGCTGGCATGGAAGGTGCGCTGCCAACGGTTCTCGCTGGCCTTTTGCCCCAACCGGTGATCGGCGTGCCTGTGTCTGTGGGTTATGGCGTCAGCGCTGGTGGCCGTGCCGCTCTCGATGGAATGCTGGCGAGCTGCGCACCAGGCCTGGCGGTGGTCAATATCGATAACGGCTATGGCGCAGCGATGGCTGCCTTGCGCATCTTGCAAAGAAGCACCTGA
- a CDS encoding DUF1517 domain-containing protein — protein sequence MASSKLRPQAGQIRRWLSGLLVPVFVVGLLLISPQPSEAARGGRIGGGSFRAPSMPRGGGYSRSYGGGGYGRGYGRGGGMGFPFIIPIFGFGGGGLFGFLVLAAIVGVVVNAVRNGGGGGSPAIGGGYRAPRELSTGPVSLLQMQIGLLASAKSLQTDLRQLAASADTSTSSGLQRVLQETTLALLRQPELWVYANVESGSVPFNASESTFNRLSMTERSKLRAEITTNVGGVRNSNAAELSSSGEADATNEFIVVTVLVASRQSVKLKQANSGEDLRETLRILGSTSSSDLMALEVIWQPDGSGDVLSADELVMAYPNLQHL from the coding sequence TTGGCCTCCTCCAAACTCCGCCCCCAGGCTGGTCAAATCAGACGCTGGCTCTCGGGATTGCTGGTGCCAGTGTTCGTGGTTGGTCTGCTGCTGATCAGTCCCCAGCCCAGTGAAGCCGCCCGCGGCGGCCGCATTGGAGGCGGCAGCTTCCGCGCCCCGTCCATGCCGCGAGGTGGGGGATACAGCCGCAGTTATGGCGGCGGCGGATACGGCCGTGGGTATGGACGCGGAGGCGGAATGGGCTTTCCGTTCATCATCCCGATCTTTGGTTTTGGCGGAGGCGGCCTCTTTGGCTTCTTAGTGCTCGCGGCGATCGTGGGTGTGGTGGTGAATGCCGTGCGCAATGGCGGCGGTGGCGGATCCCCTGCGATCGGCGGTGGTTACCGAGCCCCTCGTGAACTGTCCACCGGACCTGTGTCGTTGCTGCAAATGCAGATCGGATTGCTTGCGAGTGCCAAGTCGTTGCAAACAGACCTGCGTCAGCTCGCCGCATCCGCTGACACCAGCACATCATCTGGCCTGCAGCGGGTGCTTCAGGAAACAACCCTCGCCCTACTGAGACAGCCCGAGCTCTGGGTCTACGCCAACGTGGAATCAGGAAGCGTTCCCTTCAACGCATCGGAGTCAACGTTCAACCGTCTGTCGATGACTGAACGCAGCAAGCTGCGCGCTGAAATCACCACCAACGTGGGCGGTGTTCGCAATAGCAACGCAGCAGAATTAAGCAGCAGCGGAGAGGCGGACGCCACCAACGAATTCATCGTGGTCACGGTGCTTGTGGCGAGCCGTCAAAGCGTGAAGCTCAAGCAAGCCAACAGTGGTGAAGACCTACGCGAAACGCTGCGCATCCTTGGCTCCACGTCCTCCTCTGACCTGATGGCCCTCGAGGTAATTTGGCAACCCGATGGAAGCGGAGACGTCCTCAGCGCCGATGAGCTGGTGATGGCCTATCCAAATCTCCAGCACCTCTGA
- the thiS gene encoding sulfur carrier protein ThiS: MQFTVNGEQRSLDPSATRLDQVIQQLGHHPRLVVVEYNGLILTPELWEAQQVQDGDNLEIVTIVGGGS, translated from the coding sequence ATGCAATTCACGGTGAACGGCGAACAGCGCAGCCTTGATCCATCCGCCACAAGGCTGGATCAAGTGATTCAGCAGCTTGGCCATCACCCACGACTGGTCGTTGTGGAATACAACGGCCTGATCCTGACGCCGGAGCTCTGGGAAGCCCAGCAGGTTCAAGACGGTGACAACCTCGAGATCGTCACCATCGTGGGCGGTGGTTCCTAG